A window of Roseobacter litoralis Och 149 genomic DNA:
CCATGCTGATCGACCCGCGCCCCCTTTATCCAGAAGATAAAGGGGGCGCTTAGGTCGCACTTTCTCTCATCAGTGGCGCGCATTACGCTTATCCTTACCGCCGCGGACTGTTACGCTTTTTCACCCAGCCCAGAAACGCCTTGTCGGGGGATAACAGGCGCGGGGCGCCGCTGGTGGCCCACATGGTGCGCCAGTCGGCCTCCAGCGCGTAGATATCCGCGCCGGGGGCCAGACGGTGGGCTTCTTCCAGCGCCTCTGGCGACAACTGCGGCGCGCGGTCGGGCAGATCCACCAGCGTCTGGGGGCGCACGGCGATGATATCGCCCGGCTCCTCAACCAGCGTATATTCCGGCAGCGGGTCGCGGGTGATGATCTCGCGCAGCATCGCGCGAAACACCCGGCGGGGAGAGGTCGAGCCGGATTTCTTCAGCAAGGTCTCCACCGACACGCGCCACACAGGCTGGCGGCCGCAGTGTTTGCGCGCCAACTCATAAAGCCGCCGCTCCAGCGGTTTGCGTAAGGAAAAATAGTCGCGGCTGAGTGTGAGCACCGATTTGCTCAACACCGCCCGATAAAGCCATTCCGACAGGGTCACGCTGACGCTCACCATGCGCCCTGCCCGCGTGCGCCGCACGATCTCCCAGCTCTCGATCAGACCAAAGCCGCTGGTCGTCTCCAGCGCGCCAGTGGTGATGTTGGTGGTGATGCGCGTGCCTGCCAACCGTTCAAAGGCATCGCGCAGCCGCTTGTAGCCATCGCCTGAGGTTTCGCGCCCCGTGGCCAGCAGCAAATCATGCGCCGTCAGCGTCAGATGCCGTGAGGTCTTTTTGCCCGCGTTGATCGCGGCCATCAGCTGGCTGATACAAAAGATCAGAATATCCGCGTCAAAGATCGTCGCCCGCCCCTTCACGCTGGGGGTGATGGTGATTTCAGCATCATTGTGGGTGTAGTTCAGAATGCGCCTGTCAGGCCGCGTCGAGAGCGAAAACAACGGATGCTCCATCGCCGCCAGGTCGTGTTTGGGAACGGCTGCAAAAAAATCGCACACGAAAAAATCACTCTGTCCGATGGGCTGACCCATCGCGCTGCCCGTCGGGTTTGCCCCGCTCATGCCTGCTCACTTTCCGACCGGGTTGATCCCGACCTTTTAGGATTTGCCTCAAGGAACTGCACGTTGGCAGGCCCATATTTGCCCCGATTGCCTTTCGGGGTTTCATTTACACGGACCCTAAAGCCTGTGGATAACTGCGTCCAGAAAAACCGGAAGAGCTTTGTGGTTTCAGAGTCACTCAAACGGGGGATCAGAGTCACCCTATCGGGGTTTCAGAGTCGGCACTCCTTTAGAAAGAGCACAGAACATGTTGAATACACGCCTTTTTCCGACAACACATATCCCTTGTAACTAATAATAACATATCATTAACTAAGACGGCTGAGGGTCGGACCGCCTTTCGAAGACCTGCGTAGATACGAATCGTCGCTATTTTTCTG
This region includes:
- a CDS encoding replication initiator protein A, encoding MSGANPTGSAMGQPIGQSDFFVCDFFAAVPKHDLAAMEHPLFSLSTRPDRRILNYTHNDAEITITPSVKGRATIFDADILIFCISQLMAAINAGKKTSRHLTLTAHDLLLATGRETSGDGYKRLRDAFERLAGTRITTNITTGALETTSGFGLIESWEIVRRTRAGRMVSVSVTLSEWLYRAVLSKSVLTLSRDYFSLRKPLERRLYELARKHCGRQPVWRVSVETLLKKSGSTSPRRVFRAMLREIITRDPLPEYTLVEEPGDIIAVRPQTLVDLPDRAPQLSPEALEEAHRLAPGADIYALEADWRTMWATSGAPRLLSPDKAFLGWVKKRNSPRR